A single region of the Leptodactylus fuscus isolate aLepFus1 chromosome 5, aLepFus1.hap2, whole genome shotgun sequence genome encodes:
- the LUM gene encoding lumican, which produces MHLQIIPLFVLLIIGSVYPQYDYDYGVPDDYPSNLELGPSSPNCAPECNCPYNYPSAMYCDNLKLKQIPLIPPGIQYLYLQNNQIESISDDAFQNVTDLKWLILDHNHLSNANIKKNAFSKLKELQKLYISFNNLTELVGPLPKTMTDLYATNNKISKITPNILEGLENLTVVHLQHNALKGDSISGAFKGLKSLLYLDLSYNELTKLPIGLPPSISFLYFDNNKIGNIPDEYFQGFKALQYLRLSHNDLKDSGVPGNAFNISTLIELDLSFNSLEKIPAVNEGLENLYLHVNKIQKFDVSSFCKVIGPLEYSRIRHLRLDGNNITRADFPQELHNCLRLASDIEL; this is translated from the exons ATGCATCTCCAAATAATTCCCTTATTTGTACTGCTAATAATTGGCAGTGTATATCCCCAGTATGATTATGACTATGGTGTACCAGATGATTACCCCTCCAACTTAGAACTTGGACCCTCGTCTCCTAATTGTGCCCCAGAATGTAACTGTCCATATAACTATCCTTCAGCTATGTATTGCGATAACCTTAAATTAAAACAAATCCCATTAATTCCCCCTGGAATTCAGTACTTGTATTTGCAGAACAACCAGATTGAAAGTATAAGTGATGACGCATTCCAAAATGTGACTGATCTGAAATGGCTTATTTTAGACCATAACCACTTAAGCAATGCTAACATTAAGAAAAATGCATTTTCTAAATTGAAAGAGCTTCAGAAATTGTACATAAGTTTTAACAACCTTACTGAGCTTGTGGGCCCACTGCCAAAGACAATGACTGACTTGTATGCAACCAACAATAAAATCTCCAAGATTACCCCCAACATTTTGGAAGGTTTGGAGAACCTTACGGTTGTACATTTGCAGCACAATGCCCTGAAAGGAGATTCAATTTCAGGTGCATTTAAAGGTCTGAAGTCCCTCTTGTACCTTGACCTGAGCTATAATGAGCTGACAAAGCTGCCCATAGGACTTCCACCAAGTATAAGTTTTCTTTATTTTGATAACAATAAGATCGGCAATATTCCAGATGAATATTTTCAAGGTTTCAAAGCTCTTCAATATCTCCGTTTGTCCCACAATGATCTGAAAGATTCTGGGGTACCTGGCAATGCCTTTAACATCTCAACCCTCATTGAGCTGGACCTTTCTTTTAATTCGcttgaaaaaattccagctgtgaatGAAGGCCTGGAAAACCTCTACCTGCATGTCAACAAAATCCAAA AATTCGATGTGAGCAGCTTTTGTAAAGTTATCGGACCACTGGAATACTCTCGGATCAGACATCTGCGCTTGGATGGAAACAATATCACCCGAGCTGACTTCCCTCAGGAGCTTCACAACTGTCTTCGTTTGGCTTCAGATATTGAGCTATAA